Proteins co-encoded in one Micropterus dolomieu isolate WLL.071019.BEF.003 ecotype Adirondacks linkage group LG19, ASM2129224v1, whole genome shotgun sequence genomic window:
- the zgc:66433 gene encoding capping protein-inhibiting regulator of actin dynamics isoform X2, whose translation MKRRMSPWGVGFGIGRSSDSAAMASGPPDVMANQEAAEVVEECSAKKKSKFQTFKKFFARKKRKDPPAAGAEAGLKASQSSDNVSKTSENNTLTRSEKDKGSGSKISLGSKALSHDSVFVSDSSEANEPLGASQDSIHGKVKSLQLQLKQAIRLGSPPSLMCVKRAEDVGTMSEDDGLPCSPPEYTAPHTVMNQAQRNSSISLEGIDSDDDQLSCAASSRAVSPLVVPGDFSQPASPFGCLDNSAAKHKLGLRYKARNKRKPVSRLEMKAEGDSVVEETLNASITEALEEREHQKATEPISGDELKTKVEMEEEADEDAEDQRQHFRPSLLSDKEEREEEEDESDTEQDVSRCLDTSSPPEPSLSEEEAPEVQPLPSFKPSSRASSVESPRSTPEPPAGPREYLMDPPGIAYGAEENRGESDLALRGEEDGVQENRDEESSFLQEVLSSLKTPIASCSLDVESEDVVLKIEEKMKEKEREDVQIEEGEEVKEGEAKEDELVGYQAGSVLADQTTEEEEEAATLSTSSSSTSCQDVEEEKVEDKDEDAAEEEEEELVVEHVSQHGQEEEGDEEEAEEVKPEEKNDRLMGNSFKQEEEREVEESEGEEEAIELEKEPEVEEEGREKKEEDDVEVKEAKERVEEAEEAIEEDRDDAEEMTETFPDTTEVEVKSAVPLRGADEGVDVVVGDDAVYTPQHSSDDEIPTEVGDQVFAVVHESQAASSQRFGEEKEDGEERVQEGGEIKHTEQNSNQGEESEANQPDADHTEQALDHTEQALDQTEQDLDQTEQALNQTEQALNQTEQALNQTEQDLDQTEKNLDQTEQDLEQGGVEISHLGTKQVENDQTEAAEQANVSSKPSSLSLPESHHETPSQDSGASTPSKTSTTTLHINLLSPSSEKVTSFFKQSSPNAYTKESETPSQGGASTEQNTASTEKEPADTVETAEEEKQSAPEEEATPPASVEETVNQPSSGSDQRKARFTIAPAWQRSLSVEDAKESLTPPSSPPSCVSSSASVVTGPAGVEAVAANKKDPEVKAEPASSAKVELVLSPGRARNAGTTAAKPQSNATPPPYKAPTSTAASTEVEGNPDNPFGVRLRKTSVLHRFSSEEENTEPPIEPPAPPTSCKVDSPQPVTIKPSISQPVSNKPTLPKKPDVPGDNGGKNKRISDPAAVRGGSDSPSWISVAKQKQRIYKENSLEEIAVKKEEQGRKSSLPMYVSSAASREHSNNTVESTGKVSPLEIGKPSVSVEKEARRTLSSPTPVASQPPKSQSLPCPVPPKPQVPPATAKHPPQPNPPQRSLSPPTPVPVTQKAPSCTSPPSLSKTATSSKTPPPQTTTLTSPPFSSRTAPEKSGSRAPGLSTQTPPSQRGLPPQALPQDEPPWMALAKKKAKAWSEMPQIVQ comes from the exons ATGAAACGGAGGATGTCACCATGGGGAGTTGGCTTTGGGATTGGCCGCAG TAGTGACAGCGCTGCCATGGCATCAGGACCTCCAGATGTGATGGCCAATCAGGAGGCTGCTGAGGTCGTGGAAGAGTGCTCAG CAAAGAAGAAGTCCAAGTTCCAGACCTTTAAGAAATTCTTTGccaggaagaagagaaaggatCCACCAGCTGCAGGAGCGGAGGCGGGGCTTAAAGCCAGCCAGTCCAGCGACAATGTCAGCAAAACATCCGAAAATAACACGCTCACTCGATCAGAGAAGGATAAGGGCTCTGG GTCAAAGATCAGCCTGGGCAGCAAGGCCTTGTCACATGACTCTGTCTTTGTTTCGGACTCATCGGAGGCCAACGAGCCTCTGGGGGCATCACAGGACAGCATTCATGGGAAAGTGAAATCTCTACAG ctCCAGCTGAAGCAGGCCATCAGACTGGGCTCTCCTCCGTCCCTCATGTGTGTGAAGAGAGCAGAAGATGTTGGAACCATGTCTGAGGATGACGGCCTGCCCTGTAGTCCACCAGAATACACAGCACCTCACACGGTCATG AATCAGGCTCAGAGGAACAGCTCCATCAGCCTGGAGGGAATAGACAGTGATGATGACCAG CTGTCCTGCGCTGCCTCCAGCAGAGCGGTGAGCCCCCTGGTGGTTCCAGGGGACTTCAGTCAGCCGGCCAGTCCCTTCGGATGTCTGGATAACTCTGCTGCCAAACACAAGCTGGGCCTGAGATATAAAGCCCGCAACAAGAGGAAACCTGTCAGT AGGCTGGAGATGAAAGCTGAGGGAGACTCTGTGGTGGAGGAGACACTGAACGCCTCCATAACAGAAGCTTTGGAGGAGCGAGAACATCAGAAGGCAACAGAAC CCATAAGTGGTGATGAGCTGAAAACAAAAGTGGAGATGGAAGAAGAAGCAGACGAGGACGCTGAGGATCAAAGACAACATTTCAGGCCATCCCTGTTGAGTGataaggaggagagggaggaggaagaggatgagtcCGACACAGAACAGGATGTGTCTCGCTGCCTGGACACTTCCTCTCCTCCTGAGCCGTCTCTCTCAGAGGAGGAAGCCCCAGAGGTCCAGCCCCTGCCCTCCTTCAAACCCAGCTCGAGAGCGTCCTCTGTGGAAAGTCCCCG ATCCACGCCAGAGCCCCCTGCTGGTCCAAGAGAATACTTGATGGACCCGCCAGGAATTGCCTATGGAGCCGAGGAGAACAGGGGTGAAAGTGACTTGGCgctgagaggagaagaagatgGAGTCCAGGAAAACAGGGACGAGGAGAGCTCCTTCTTGCAAGAGGTGCTGAGCTCCTTGAAGACTCCCATCGCGTCCTGCTCACTGGACGTGGAGAGTGAGGACGTTGTCCTGAAGATAGAGGAGAagatgaaagaaaaggaaagagaagaTGTACAGAtagaagaaggagaggaggtgaaggaggggGAGGCAAAGGAGGATGAGCTTGTCGGTTATCAGGCTGGCTCCGTTCTGGCAGATCAgaccacagaggaagaggaagaggctgCCACTTTAAGCaccagtagtagtagtacttctTGTCAAGATGTTGAAGAGGAGAAAGTTGAAGATAAGGATGAAGAtgcagcagaggaagaggaagaggagctaGTGGTGGAACATGTCAGTCAACATGGT caagaagaggaaggagatgaagaggaggcagaggaagtCAAACCCGAGGAAAAAAATGATAGGCTTATGGGAAACTCTTTCaaacaggaagaggaaagagaagtCGAAGAaagtgagggagaggaggaggcgatagagctggagaaggagccagaggtggaggaggagggacgagagaagaaggaagaggaCGATGTGGAGGTGAAGGAGGCAAAGGAGAGAGtagaggaggcagaggaagcGATAGAAGAAGACAGGGACGATGCAGAAGAGATGACAGAGACGTTTCCTGATACAACAGAAGTAGAAGTTAAAAGTGCCGTTCCGCTGAGGGGGGCAGATGAGGGTGTAGATGTTGTAGTTGGAGATGACGCTGTGTACACCCCACAACACAGCAGCGATGATGAAATCCCCACAGAAGTGGGTGATCAGGTATTTGCCGTAGTGCATGAGAGTCAAGCAGCTTCTAGTCAACGCTTtggagaggagaaggaagatgGAGAAGAGAGAGTGCAGGAAGGCGGTGAGATCAAGCACACAGAACAAAATTCAAACCAAGGGGAAGAAAGTGAAGCAAATCAACCTGATGCAGATCATACTGAGCAGGCTCTGGATCATACTGAGCAGGCTCTGGATCAAACTGAGCAGGATCTGGATCAAACTGAGCAGGCTCTGAATCAAACTGAGCAGGCTCTGAATCAAACTGAGCAGGCTCTGAATCAAACTGAGCAGGATCTGGATCAAACTGAGAAGAATCTGGATCAAACTGAGCAGGATCTGGAGCAGGGAGGTGTAGAAATATCCCATTTAGGCACGAAGCAAGTTGAAAACGATCAAACTGAAGCTGCAGAACAAGCCAATGTTTCTTCCAAGCCTTCTTCTTTGTCTCTTCCAGAGTCACACCATGAGACTCCATCACAAGACAGTGGAGCCAGCACTCCCAGTAAGACCAGCACTACCACACTCCACATAAATCTACTCTCTCCAAGCTCAGAGAAGGTCACATCTTTCTTTAAACAGTCTTCACCTAATGCATATACCAAAGAAAGTGAGACACCTTCTCAGGGTGGAGCATCCACAGAGCAAAATACAGCATCCACAGAAAAAGAACCAGCTGACACAGtagaaacagcagaagaagagaaacaGTCGGCCCCGGAGGAAGAAGCTACACCTCCTGCCTCTGTGGAGGAAACGGTGAACCAGCCATCCAGTGGTTCAGATCAGAGGAAAGCCCGCTTCACCATCGCCCCCGCCTGGCAGAGATCACTCTCTGTAGAAGATGCCAAAGAGAGTTTGACTCCTCCCTCGTCCCCACCTAGCTGCGTCTCCTCTTCAGCGTCCGTCGTCACAGGGCCCGCAGGTGTGGAGGCGGTGGCTGCAAATAAGAAGGACCCCGAAGTGAAAGCAGAGCCAGCGAGTTCAGCTAAGGTTGAACTAGTGTTGAGTCCTGGTAGAGCGAGGAATGCAGGGACCACCGCTGCCAAACCACAGAGCAATGCAACTCCACCCCCCTATAAAGCTCCGACCTCAACTGCTGCGAGCACAGAAG TGGAGGGAAACCCTGACAATCCATTTGGAGTTCGGCTGAGGAAGACGTCTGTTCTGCACCGCTTCAGCTCAGAGGAGGAAAACACAGAG CCTCCCATTGAGCCACCAGCTCCGCCAACCAGCTGTAAAGTAGACTCACCACAGCCTGTCACTATAAAGCCCTCCATAAGTCAGCCGGTCAGCAACAAGCCTACCCTCCCTAAGAAACCAGATGTACCTGGAGATAATGGAGGGAAAAACAAGCGTATCTCAG ACCCAGCTGCAGTTCGTGGTGGATCTGATTCTCCCAGCTGGATCTCTGTGGccaaacagaaacagaggatCTATAAAGAAAACTCACTGGAAGAGATAGCTGTCAAGAAG GAGGAACAAGGGAGGAAGAGTTCACTGCCGATGTATGTAAGCTCAGCTGCAAGCCGGGAGCACAGTAACAACACAGTCGAGTCCACCGGCAAAG TGAGTCCGCTGGAGATCGGTAAGCCTTCAGTGTCTGTAGAAAAGGAGGCCAGGAGGACGCTCTCTTCTCCGACTCCTGTGGCATCTCAACCTCCTAAATCCCAGTCACTCCCCTGCCCTGTCCCTCCAAAACCCCAGGTTCCCCCTGCCACCGCGAAACACCCGCCTCAACCTAACCCACCCCAAAGATCCCTGTCACCTCCAACTCCGGTTCCTGTTACCCAAAAAGCTCCCTCTTGCACGAGCCCGCCATCTCTCTCCAAAACGGCCACCTCATCCAAGACACCCCCTCCCCAGACCACAACACTTACCTCCCCTCCTTTTTCATCGAGAACCGCCCCGGAAAAATCTGGTTCAAGAGCTCCAGGGCTTTCCACCCAGACCCCGCCCTCGCAGCGAGGCCTTCCTCCACAAGCCTTGCCTCAGGACGAGCCGCCCTGGATGGCCCTGGCCAAGAAGAAGGCCAAAGCCTGGAGCGAGATGCCCCAGATTGTCCAGTGA
- the zgc:66433 gene encoding capping protein-inhibiting regulator of actin dynamics isoform X1 produces MSWFQSLRDEFTLRPFELQQTDSDSAAMASGPPDVMANQEAAEVVEECSAKKKSKFQTFKKFFARKKRKDPPAAGAEAGLKASQSSDNVSKTSENNTLTRSEKDKGSGSKISLGSKALSHDSVFVSDSSEANEPLGASQDSIHGKVKSLQLQLKQAIRLGSPPSLMCVKRAEDVGTMSEDDGLPCSPPEYTAPHTVMNQAQRNSSISLEGIDSDDDQLSCAASSRAVSPLVVPGDFSQPASPFGCLDNSAAKHKLGLRYKARNKRKPVSRLEMKAEGDSVVEETLNASITEALEEREHQKATEPISGDELKTKVEMEEEADEDAEDQRQHFRPSLLSDKEEREEEEDESDTEQDVSRCLDTSSPPEPSLSEEEAPEVQPLPSFKPSSRASSVESPRSTPEPPAGPREYLMDPPGIAYGAEENRGESDLALRGEEDGVQENRDEESSFLQEVLSSLKTPIASCSLDVESEDVVLKIEEKMKEKEREDVQIEEGEEVKEGEAKEDELVGYQAGSVLADQTTEEEEEAATLSTSSSSTSCQDVEEEKVEDKDEDAAEEEEEELVVEHVSQHGQEEEGDEEEAEEVKPEEKNDRLMGNSFKQEEEREVEESEGEEEAIELEKEPEVEEEGREKKEEDDVEVKEAKERVEEAEEAIEEDRDDAEEMTETFPDTTEVEVKSAVPLRGADEGVDVVVGDDAVYTPQHSSDDEIPTEVGDQVFAVVHESQAASSQRFGEEKEDGEERVQEGGEIKHTEQNSNQGEESEANQPDADHTEQALDHTEQALDQTEQDLDQTEQALNQTEQALNQTEQALNQTEQDLDQTEKNLDQTEQDLEQGGVEISHLGTKQVENDQTEAAEQANVSSKPSSLSLPESHHETPSQDSGASTPSKTSTTTLHINLLSPSSEKVTSFFKQSSPNAYTKESETPSQGGASTEQNTASTEKEPADTVETAEEEKQSAPEEEATPPASVEETVNQPSSGSDQRKARFTIAPAWQRSLSVEDAKESLTPPSSPPSCVSSSASVVTGPAGVEAVAANKKDPEVKAEPASSAKVELVLSPGRARNAGTTAAKPQSNATPPPYKAPTSTAASTEVEGNPDNPFGVRLRKTSVLHRFSSEEENTEPPIEPPAPPTSCKVDSPQPVTIKPSISQPVSNKPTLPKKPDVPGDNGGKNKRISDPAAVRGGSDSPSWISVAKQKQRIYKENSLEEIAVKKEEQGRKSSLPMYVSSAASREHSNNTVESTGKVSPLEIGKPSVSVEKEARRTLSSPTPVASQPPKSQSLPCPVPPKPQVPPATAKHPPQPNPPQRSLSPPTPVPVTQKAPSCTSPPSLSKTATSSKTPPPQTTTLTSPPFSSRTAPEKSGSRAPGLSTQTPPSQRGLPPQALPQDEPPWMALAKKKAKAWSEMPQIVQ; encoded by the exons TAGTGACAGCGCTGCCATGGCATCAGGACCTCCAGATGTGATGGCCAATCAGGAGGCTGCTGAGGTCGTGGAAGAGTGCTCAG CAAAGAAGAAGTCCAAGTTCCAGACCTTTAAGAAATTCTTTGccaggaagaagagaaaggatCCACCAGCTGCAGGAGCGGAGGCGGGGCTTAAAGCCAGCCAGTCCAGCGACAATGTCAGCAAAACATCCGAAAATAACACGCTCACTCGATCAGAGAAGGATAAGGGCTCTGG GTCAAAGATCAGCCTGGGCAGCAAGGCCTTGTCACATGACTCTGTCTTTGTTTCGGACTCATCGGAGGCCAACGAGCCTCTGGGGGCATCACAGGACAGCATTCATGGGAAAGTGAAATCTCTACAG ctCCAGCTGAAGCAGGCCATCAGACTGGGCTCTCCTCCGTCCCTCATGTGTGTGAAGAGAGCAGAAGATGTTGGAACCATGTCTGAGGATGACGGCCTGCCCTGTAGTCCACCAGAATACACAGCACCTCACACGGTCATG AATCAGGCTCAGAGGAACAGCTCCATCAGCCTGGAGGGAATAGACAGTGATGATGACCAG CTGTCCTGCGCTGCCTCCAGCAGAGCGGTGAGCCCCCTGGTGGTTCCAGGGGACTTCAGTCAGCCGGCCAGTCCCTTCGGATGTCTGGATAACTCTGCTGCCAAACACAAGCTGGGCCTGAGATATAAAGCCCGCAACAAGAGGAAACCTGTCAGT AGGCTGGAGATGAAAGCTGAGGGAGACTCTGTGGTGGAGGAGACACTGAACGCCTCCATAACAGAAGCTTTGGAGGAGCGAGAACATCAGAAGGCAACAGAAC CCATAAGTGGTGATGAGCTGAAAACAAAAGTGGAGATGGAAGAAGAAGCAGACGAGGACGCTGAGGATCAAAGACAACATTTCAGGCCATCCCTGTTGAGTGataaggaggagagggaggaggaagaggatgagtcCGACACAGAACAGGATGTGTCTCGCTGCCTGGACACTTCCTCTCCTCCTGAGCCGTCTCTCTCAGAGGAGGAAGCCCCAGAGGTCCAGCCCCTGCCCTCCTTCAAACCCAGCTCGAGAGCGTCCTCTGTGGAAAGTCCCCG ATCCACGCCAGAGCCCCCTGCTGGTCCAAGAGAATACTTGATGGACCCGCCAGGAATTGCCTATGGAGCCGAGGAGAACAGGGGTGAAAGTGACTTGGCgctgagaggagaagaagatgGAGTCCAGGAAAACAGGGACGAGGAGAGCTCCTTCTTGCAAGAGGTGCTGAGCTCCTTGAAGACTCCCATCGCGTCCTGCTCACTGGACGTGGAGAGTGAGGACGTTGTCCTGAAGATAGAGGAGAagatgaaagaaaaggaaagagaagaTGTACAGAtagaagaaggagaggaggtgaaggaggggGAGGCAAAGGAGGATGAGCTTGTCGGTTATCAGGCTGGCTCCGTTCTGGCAGATCAgaccacagaggaagaggaagaggctgCCACTTTAAGCaccagtagtagtagtacttctTGTCAAGATGTTGAAGAGGAGAAAGTTGAAGATAAGGATGAAGAtgcagcagaggaagaggaagaggagctaGTGGTGGAACATGTCAGTCAACATGGT caagaagaggaaggagatgaagaggaggcagaggaagtCAAACCCGAGGAAAAAAATGATAGGCTTATGGGAAACTCTTTCaaacaggaagaggaaagagaagtCGAAGAaagtgagggagaggaggaggcgatagagctggagaaggagccagaggtggaggaggagggacgagagaagaaggaagaggaCGATGTGGAGGTGAAGGAGGCAAAGGAGAGAGtagaggaggcagaggaagcGATAGAAGAAGACAGGGACGATGCAGAAGAGATGACAGAGACGTTTCCTGATACAACAGAAGTAGAAGTTAAAAGTGCCGTTCCGCTGAGGGGGGCAGATGAGGGTGTAGATGTTGTAGTTGGAGATGACGCTGTGTACACCCCACAACACAGCAGCGATGATGAAATCCCCACAGAAGTGGGTGATCAGGTATTTGCCGTAGTGCATGAGAGTCAAGCAGCTTCTAGTCAACGCTTtggagaggagaaggaagatgGAGAAGAGAGAGTGCAGGAAGGCGGTGAGATCAAGCACACAGAACAAAATTCAAACCAAGGGGAAGAAAGTGAAGCAAATCAACCTGATGCAGATCATACTGAGCAGGCTCTGGATCATACTGAGCAGGCTCTGGATCAAACTGAGCAGGATCTGGATCAAACTGAGCAGGCTCTGAATCAAACTGAGCAGGCTCTGAATCAAACTGAGCAGGCTCTGAATCAAACTGAGCAGGATCTGGATCAAACTGAGAAGAATCTGGATCAAACTGAGCAGGATCTGGAGCAGGGAGGTGTAGAAATATCCCATTTAGGCACGAAGCAAGTTGAAAACGATCAAACTGAAGCTGCAGAACAAGCCAATGTTTCTTCCAAGCCTTCTTCTTTGTCTCTTCCAGAGTCACACCATGAGACTCCATCACAAGACAGTGGAGCCAGCACTCCCAGTAAGACCAGCACTACCACACTCCACATAAATCTACTCTCTCCAAGCTCAGAGAAGGTCACATCTTTCTTTAAACAGTCTTCACCTAATGCATATACCAAAGAAAGTGAGACACCTTCTCAGGGTGGAGCATCCACAGAGCAAAATACAGCATCCACAGAAAAAGAACCAGCTGACACAGtagaaacagcagaagaagagaaacaGTCGGCCCCGGAGGAAGAAGCTACACCTCCTGCCTCTGTGGAGGAAACGGTGAACCAGCCATCCAGTGGTTCAGATCAGAGGAAAGCCCGCTTCACCATCGCCCCCGCCTGGCAGAGATCACTCTCTGTAGAAGATGCCAAAGAGAGTTTGACTCCTCCCTCGTCCCCACCTAGCTGCGTCTCCTCTTCAGCGTCCGTCGTCACAGGGCCCGCAGGTGTGGAGGCGGTGGCTGCAAATAAGAAGGACCCCGAAGTGAAAGCAGAGCCAGCGAGTTCAGCTAAGGTTGAACTAGTGTTGAGTCCTGGTAGAGCGAGGAATGCAGGGACCACCGCTGCCAAACCACAGAGCAATGCAACTCCACCCCCCTATAAAGCTCCGACCTCAACTGCTGCGAGCACAGAAG TGGAGGGAAACCCTGACAATCCATTTGGAGTTCGGCTGAGGAAGACGTCTGTTCTGCACCGCTTCAGCTCAGAGGAGGAAAACACAGAG CCTCCCATTGAGCCACCAGCTCCGCCAACCAGCTGTAAAGTAGACTCACCACAGCCTGTCACTATAAAGCCCTCCATAAGTCAGCCGGTCAGCAACAAGCCTACCCTCCCTAAGAAACCAGATGTACCTGGAGATAATGGAGGGAAAAACAAGCGTATCTCAG ACCCAGCTGCAGTTCGTGGTGGATCTGATTCTCCCAGCTGGATCTCTGTGGccaaacagaaacagaggatCTATAAAGAAAACTCACTGGAAGAGATAGCTGTCAAGAAG GAGGAACAAGGGAGGAAGAGTTCACTGCCGATGTATGTAAGCTCAGCTGCAAGCCGGGAGCACAGTAACAACACAGTCGAGTCCACCGGCAAAG TGAGTCCGCTGGAGATCGGTAAGCCTTCAGTGTCTGTAGAAAAGGAGGCCAGGAGGACGCTCTCTTCTCCGACTCCTGTGGCATCTCAACCTCCTAAATCCCAGTCACTCCCCTGCCCTGTCCCTCCAAAACCCCAGGTTCCCCCTGCCACCGCGAAACACCCGCCTCAACCTAACCCACCCCAAAGATCCCTGTCACCTCCAACTCCGGTTCCTGTTACCCAAAAAGCTCCCTCTTGCACGAGCCCGCCATCTCTCTCCAAAACGGCCACCTCATCCAAGACACCCCCTCCCCAGACCACAACACTTACCTCCCCTCCTTTTTCATCGAGAACCGCCCCGGAAAAATCTGGTTCAAGAGCTCCAGGGCTTTCCACCCAGACCCCGCCCTCGCAGCGAGGCCTTCCTCCACAAGCCTTGCCTCAGGACGAGCCGCCCTGGATGGCCCTGGCCAAGAAGAAGGCCAAAGCCTGGAGCGAGATGCCCCAGATTGTCCAGTGA